The following are encoded in a window of Flavobacterium sp. WC2421 genomic DNA:
- a CDS encoding glycosyltransferase: protein MLILIIILSIYFITIGALIYGFTKIKKYDAIGLEPKTEFTIIVPFRDETDNLPLLLASLSKLNYPTNLFKVILVDDDSKEKFLVPTFTFQVSVLNNIRISKSPKKDAIVTAMNTVTTDWIITTDADCVVDKNWLLILDNYIQTHKVTMIAGAVTYDCQNTFLHQFQQLDIASLQGATIGSFGIKKGFMCNGANLAYTKSLFQKLNGFEGNDKIASGDDVFLLQKAIVAFPKQVHYLKSKNNIVVTKPLDDWKSLFYQRVRWASKTSSYQSVFGKTLGIIVFTGNLACIWTLGYGLLHFSSSLLFLNLLAFKIIVDAILILQSNHFLNSKKTSYLLLSSLFYPFFSVNVALYSLFGKYEWKGRPFSK from the coding sequence ATGCTTATTTTAATCATCATATTATCCATTTATTTCATAACCATTGGTGCTTTAATTTATGGCTTTACAAAAATAAAAAAGTATGATGCTATTGGCTTAGAACCAAAGACGGAATTCACTATTATTGTTCCGTTTCGAGATGAAACCGATAACTTACCCCTTCTTCTGGCTAGCTTATCCAAACTCAATTATCCAACAAACTTATTCAAAGTAATTCTGGTAGATGATGATTCTAAAGAAAAATTTCTGGTTCCAACTTTCACCTTTCAGGTTTCGGTACTAAACAACATCAGAATTTCAAAATCGCCAAAAAAAGATGCTATCGTAACGGCAATGAATACCGTAACAACGGATTGGATTATTACCACTGATGCTGATTGTGTAGTTGATAAAAACTGGTTATTAATTCTCGATAATTACATTCAAACGCATAAGGTTACTATGATTGCTGGTGCTGTGACTTACGATTGTCAAAACACTTTTTTACATCAGTTTCAACAACTAGACATCGCCAGTTTACAAGGCGCCACAATAGGAAGTTTTGGAATAAAAAAAGGGTTCATGTGCAATGGCGCTAACTTGGCCTACACCAAATCCCTTTTTCAAAAATTAAATGGTTTTGAAGGAAATGATAAAATTGCCAGCGGTGATGATGTCTTTTTATTGCAAAAAGCGATTGTTGCATTCCCAAAGCAAGTGCATTATCTAAAATCAAAAAATAATATTGTAGTTACAAAACCTTTGGACGATTGGAAATCCTTATTTTATCAAAGAGTGCGTTGGGCTTCAAAGACAAGTTCGTATCAAAGTGTTTTTGGAAAAACACTAGGTATAATTGTATTTACTGGTAATTTAGCTTGCATTTGGACTCTTGGATATGGGCTTTTACACTTTAGCAGTAGTCTTCTTTTTTTAAATTTGCTTGCATTTAAAATTATTGTCGATGCCATTTTAATCTTGCAATCCAATCACTTTTTAAATTCAAAAAAAACATCTTATCTTCTACTGAGTAGTTTATTCTATCCTTTTTTTAGTGTTAATGTGGCCTTATATTCTCTATTTGGAAAATACGAATGGAAAGGACGACCATTTTCTAAATAG